A section of the Bacteroidia bacterium genome encodes:
- a CDS encoding formimidoylglutamase, whose amino-acid sequence MNKNIWWLTGIPDDVAVANTGGRQGAKEGPARFREMFARLKGPHGVMEQFHDGGDAECGTDIDKNHQAAAAAITKAASEGSFGVVVGGGHDHAYSHLKGIKTSMPPGAVLGCINIDPHFDLRKDKPLITSGSPFYMAIEQQLIAGENLVEFGIQKHANAPELWEYARQKQVHVAPFEEIRLGKAVAAFQTVLNELREKCDQIVLSLDMDALQAAFAPGVSAPAADGFTPSEILAMMEIAGKAEKIISLGIYELNPSFDIDNQTARLAAVAAYHFAAARINP is encoded by the coding sequence ATGAACAAAAATATATGGTGGCTCACAGGGATCCCTGATGACGTTGCTGTAGCAAATACTGGCGGCAGGCAAGGCGCTAAAGAAGGACCCGCACGTTTTCGCGAAATGTTTGCCCGCCTCAAAGGGCCGCACGGAGTTATGGAACAGTTCCACGATGGGGGAGATGCTGAATGCGGGACAGATATTGACAAAAACCACCAGGCGGCTGCGGCTGCTATTACAAAAGCAGCATCTGAAGGATCTTTTGGGGTGGTAGTTGGCGGGGGCCACGACCATGCCTACAGCCACCTGAAGGGTATAAAAACTTCGATGCCTCCGGGCGCTGTGCTTGGCTGCATCAATATTGATCCGCATTTCGATCTTCGGAAAGATAAGCCGCTTATTACCAGTGGCTCTCCATTCTACATGGCCATAGAGCAGCAATTGATCGCAGGAGAAAATCTTGTGGAATTCGGAATACAGAAGCACGCCAATGCACCGGAGCTCTGGGAATATGCCAGGCAGAAACAGGTACATGTGGCTCCTTTCGAGGAAATCCGTTTGGGGAAAGCAGTTGCGGCATTTCAAACGGTATTGAATGAGTTGCGGGAAAAATGCGATCAAATTGTACTGAGCCTTGACATGGATGCTTTACAGGCCGCTTTTGCGCCAGGCGTTTCCGCTCCTGCTGCCGATGGATTTACCCCCTCAGAAATACTGGCTATGATGGAAATAGCCGGGAAAGCAGAGAAGATTATTTCTCTCGGAATTTATGAGCTTAATCCCAGTTTCGATATTGATAACCAAACCGCAAGGCTTGCGGCTGTAGCCGCTTATCATTTTGCGGCTGCCAGGATCAATCCGTAA
- a CDS encoding adenylate/guanylate cyclase domain-containing protein, whose amino-acid sequence MKILLSALAILLFVVASAKDANETNPLYLTKDSLTYNFNEHWRFVQEDSPEFADKAFDDSEWKIQEPDMELPESRKATDHWFSGIAWFRLHLFIDSSLVNVPLALTLSHRGASEIYLNGVLIKTYGEIKDRNSSVYYDPQNVPFVFSFADTGKQVLAVRYANFDASKNYRRFWSSFAGFRMFLMQPDSAINATHERTTIFSFITILLFAIFLTLGILHLFLFFYSRFIISNLYFSFFAISVAGLCMIGYLNQIMHNPGIQLKALYMIVPLICSLSISFSGFINQIFTKKKRIIFYLIISLSIVTIILRLFGIGWAIYSVTALLLVVAVEAIIAIMYGILRKVKGAKILGAGLLFCILFILTISVLAMVKTKIVISSDDSVSGLLALIGIGLACVSIPISISVYLAWYFGDIHKNLTHQLSQVKVLSQKTLEQEQEKQRLLEIRKEELEIKVNERTKELQVEKKKSDDLLMNILPAEVAEELKQKGSADARQFEFVTVMFADFVDFTQISEKLSPHDLVKELDYCFTAFDNISGKYNLEKIKTIGDAYLAVCGLPEDNPAHAVQCTLAALTIRDFIIEYRKQQGIFNIRIGLHSGPVVAGIVGLKKFAYDIWGDTVNLAARMEQNCEPGQVNISSATYHLIKDHFKCRYRGKIHAKNKGEVEMYFVEEPVLNKNEAGQPVTVTRPPDGD is encoded by the coding sequence ATGAAAATTCTGTTATCGGCCCTTGCAATTCTCCTTTTCGTAGTGGCATCAGCGAAAGATGCCAATGAGACAAACCCGCTGTATCTCACTAAAGATAGCCTGACCTACAATTTTAATGAGCACTGGAGGTTCGTTCAGGAGGATTCACCGGAATTTGCTGATAAAGCGTTTGATGACAGCGAATGGAAGATACAGGAACCGGACATGGAACTGCCGGAGTCACGAAAAGCCACAGACCATTGGTTTAGTGGAATTGCATGGTTCCGGTTGCATCTGTTTATTGATTCATCGCTGGTCAATGTACCTCTTGCGCTAACCTTATCGCATCGTGGCGCCTCAGAAATTTATCTGAATGGTGTCCTTATAAAAACTTATGGGGAAATAAAAGACAGGAATAGCAGTGTATATTATGACCCGCAAAATGTTCCTTTTGTATTCTCTTTTGCCGATACAGGGAAACAAGTGCTGGCTGTCAGATACGCGAATTTTGATGCCTCCAAAAACTATCGGAGATTTTGGTCATCCTTCGCAGGGTTCAGGATGTTTTTGATGCAACCTGATTCCGCAATTAATGCCACGCACGAAAGGACAACTATTTTCAGCTTCATCACAATTCTTTTGTTTGCCATTTTTTTAACGCTGGGCATTCTTCATCTATTTCTGTTTTTTTATTCCAGATTTATTATTTCAAACCTATATTTCAGTTTTTTTGCAATTAGTGTGGCCGGTTTATGTATGATTGGTTATTTAAATCAAATTATGCATAATCCAGGTATCCAACTCAAGGCGCTCTATATGATTGTTCCTTTGATTTGCTCTTTGTCAATAAGTTTCAGCGGATTCATTAATCAAATTTTTACTAAGAAAAAAAGGATAATATTTTATTTAATAATTTCCTTATCAATTGTTACAATTATCCTTCGGCTTTTTGGAATAGGATGGGCTATCTATTCAGTTACAGCACTACTTCTGGTTGTTGCAGTAGAAGCCATAATAGCTATTATGTATGGTATTTTGCGGAAAGTAAAAGGTGCGAAAATACTAGGAGCAGGACTATTATTTTGCATACTTTTTATTCTTACCATCTCTGTCCTGGCTATGGTAAAAACAAAAATAGTTATTTCATCTGATGATTCGGTTTCAGGACTGCTGGCTTTGATCGGCATAGGCCTGGCCTGCGTTAGCATACCAATTTCCATTTCAGTTTATTTAGCCTGGTATTTTGGCGATATTCATAAAAACCTGACCCATCAGCTTTCGCAGGTAAAAGTGCTTTCCCAGAAAACACTGGAACAAGAGCAGGAGAAACAGCGGCTTCTGGAAATAAGAAAAGAGGAACTTGAGATTAAAGTGAATGAAAGAACCAAAGAGTTGCAAGTCGAAAAAAAGAAGTCAGATGACCTTCTTATGAATATTCTTCCGGCAGAGGTGGCGGAGGAGCTAAAGCAAAAAGGCTCAGCAGATGCACGGCAATTTGAGTTCGTAACGGTAATGTTTGCCGATTTCGTGGACTTCACCCAGATTAGTGAAAAATTATCGCCACATGACCTAGTAAAGGAACTTGACTATTGTTTTACAGCCTTTGATAATATATCCGGAAAGTATAATCTGGAAAAAATCAAAACCATAGGTGATGCTTATCTTGCGGTGTGTGGCTTGCCTGAAGATAATCCTGCCCATGCCGTTCAATGTACTTTAGCTGCGCTGACCATCCGTGATTTTATCATAGAGTATAGAAAGCAGCAGGGAATTTTTAACATCAGGATTGGACTGCACAGCGGACCTGTGGTGGCAGGAATAGTGGGTCTGAAAAAATTCGCCTATGATATTTGGGGAGACACTGTAAATCTTGCAGCCCGTATGGAACAAAACTGTGAACCCGGGCAGGTGAATATTTCAAGTGCCACCTACCATTTAATAAAAGACCACTTCAAATGCCGGTACCGCGGGAAAATTCATGCTAAAAATAAAGGCGAGGTGGAGATGTATTTCGTAGAAGAACCGGTATTAAATAAAAATGAAGCCGGCCAGCCGGTTACGGTTACGCGTCCTCCCGATGGCGACTAA
- a CDS encoding pirin family protein, whose translation MRKIKQTHQAVYAPIDDLITYRALPLPALEFLDPFLFLNHHGPQHYKPGNNGLPFGPHPHRGFETLTLILNGEITHKDSSGGESTIYAGGIQWMTAGSGLIHSEVSSEEFKENGGLEEVIQIWLNLPSKLKMTEPEYTGLQKEEIPKVVLDNGRVSVDVISGQWGQTQGAIDPPTHISMFTIKGKEGAKWEVEVPTAHNILFYVVNGKVKVNGLEAETHHLVEFAHEGEKLQIEALTEVTLVFGHGAPFNEPIVAHGPFVMNTQEEIRQAIRDYQSGKMGEWN comes from the coding sequence ATGCGAAAGATTAAGCAAACCCACCAGGCGGTTTATGCCCCTATTGACGATCTCATCACCTACCGGGCTTTGCCGCTCCCTGCTCTTGAATTTCTGGATCCATTCCTTTTTCTGAATCATCACGGGCCGCAGCATTATAAACCCGGCAATAATGGACTTCCATTCGGACCGCATCCCCACCGCGGGTTCGAAACGCTCACACTGATCCTGAACGGTGAAATAACGCATAAGGATTCGTCAGGTGGCGAGAGCACGATCTATGCTGGCGGCATACAGTGGATGACCGCAGGTAGCGGACTTATCCATTCTGAAGTTTCATCAGAAGAATTTAAGGAAAATGGCGGCCTGGAAGAGGTGATCCAAATTTGGCTGAACCTGCCTTCAAAGCTCAAAATGACGGAGCCAGAATATACGGGACTACAGAAAGAGGAAATTCCGAAAGTTGTGCTGGATAATGGCCGGGTTAGCGTGGATGTAATTTCAGGGCAGTGGGGCCAGACGCAAGGCGCCATTGATCCACCCACCCACATCAGCATGTTTACGATCAAAGGAAAGGAGGGGGCTAAATGGGAGGTGGAGGTGCCGACAGCGCACAATATTCTCTTTTATGTAGTGAATGGAAAAGTGAAAGTAAATGGCCTTGAAGCTGAGACCCATCACCTGGTGGAATTTGCTCATGAAGGAGAGAAACTGCAGATAGAAGCGCTTACTGAGGTGACCCTGGTTTTCGGTCATGGCGCTCCATTTAATGAACCTATTGTGGCGCATGGTCCATTTGTTATGAATACGCAGGAAGAGATCCGGCAGGCTATCAGGGATTATCAAAGCGGCAAAATGGGTGAATGGAACTGA
- a CDS encoding outer membrane beta-barrel protein produces the protein MKNTNQKFIFSLIASAIVLMALPANVAAQSGPSIRIFAMPQATMMLNADDSERGSHNYEFTMGTAFGLGGGYKFSDKAGLGLDLIYSMEGQKYTMTDTAKQTYSFQQKVNYLKIPLALTLNSNPDNRVMFAFRAGPQISLLLSSSLEDGDGDEIEIIPSEPDPYESMLIGAMMETGIDIRILESFLLNTGFRFDYSFGNSENEDFPGRADDRAPTNNITAGFMLGFKYLIGN, from the coding sequence ATGAAAAACACAAATCAGAAATTCATTTTCAGCCTTATTGCTTCGGCAATTGTTTTAATGGCTTTGCCTGCAAACGTTGCAGCTCAGTCAGGGCCATCCATCAGGATTTTCGCAATGCCCCAAGCTACCATGATGCTGAACGCAGACGATTCAGAAAGAGGCAGCCATAATTACGAATTCACCATGGGCACTGCTTTTGGACTTGGCGGGGGATACAAGTTCTCAGACAAAGCAGGGCTGGGCCTGGATCTCATTTATAGCATGGAAGGCCAAAAATATACTATGACCGATACAGCAAAGCAGACATACTCATTTCAGCAAAAGGTCAATTACCTCAAAATACCGCTGGCACTTACCCTGAATAGCAATCCTGATAATCGTGTAATGTTTGCATTCAGGGCAGGGCCGCAAATTTCTTTGTTGCTGAGTTCTTCCCTTGAAGATGGTGATGGCGATGAAATTGAAATTATTCCGAGTGAGCCCGATCCTTACGAGAGCATGCTTATAGGTGCCATGATGGAAACCGGAATTGATATTCGTATTTTAGAAAGCTTCCTGCTTAATACCGGGTTCCGGTTCGATTATTCATTTGGAAATTCAGAAAATGAGGACTTTCCTGGCCGTGCCGATGACCGTGCTCCAACTAATAATATTACTGCCGGCTTTATGCTGGGCTTTAAATATTTAATAGGCAATTAA
- the smpB gene encoding SsrA-binding protein SmpB translates to MSENLNIRNRKAYHEYEIMDKFTAGLSLTGTEIKSIRAGKASIAEGYCYLKQGEMWIRNMHIAEYKQGNIYNHEPLRERKLLLNKRELRKIENEVKTKGITLIPLSVFISDTGFAKMQFAIARGKKHYDKRQSLKEKDAKREIDRTQF, encoded by the coding sequence ATGAGTGAAAACCTGAATATACGCAACCGGAAGGCTTACCATGAATATGAGATCATGGATAAGTTTACGGCAGGGCTGAGCCTGACAGGAACCGAGATTAAATCTATCAGGGCGGGGAAGGCCAGCATTGCCGAGGGCTACTGCTACCTGAAGCAAGGCGAGATGTGGATTAGAAACATGCATATTGCCGAATACAAGCAGGGCAATATTTATAATCATGAACCCCTGCGCGAACGCAAGCTTCTATTGAACAAGAGGGAATTGCGCAAAATTGAGAATGAGGTGAAAACCAAGGGAATAACTCTTATTCCGCTCAGCGTATTCATTTCGGATACCGGCTTTGCGAAAATGCAATTTGCCATTGCCCGCGGAAAGAAGCATTATGATAAGCGCCAATCATTGAAGGAAAAGGATGCAAAGCGCGAAATAGACCGCACCCAATTCTGA
- a CDS encoding gliding motility-associated C-terminal domain-containing protein — MSFLCISATAQVKFRENKGQWEEPVKFRTSIPGGELFLEKDGLTYSFYDESAVHDRYHNSATTESYSGHAVKVKFQGANAVIPVGYDTSSEYYNYFLGNDPTRWASGVKAFGKVIYRNIYDHIDLEIVAMDQAVKYNFIVNPGGDPDDIALLYSGGDELALQEGALTLSTSLNKIVEQEPYSYQIQGEQEKEVKSGFRLKNERMQFKVGRYNKSIPLVIDPLVVFSTFSGSVGDNFGFTATYDDQGNGYGGGTVYEQGYPVTAGAYQQNFKGPFPSGLSSGTDAGIMKLSPDGKQLLYATYLGGSGDDRPHSMVVNSRGELIILGTTSSFNFPTSSNAFNRSLQGGTDIFVSRISADGKTLLASTLAGGHNNDGLNGDGRFATSPLAYNYGDQFRGEVITDQNDNVLIASCTESSNFPVRNAFQGTYGGGQDGVVLKLTDDLDMLLWSSFIGGNSTDAAYGLHISADNELFVCGGTKSNNFKTTPGVLTETFAGGTDGFVAKINALTGELQASTFLGTNQYDQCYFVQLDGKGQVYAMGQTKGIWPVTSGVYSNNNGKQFITVLDKALSTRKASTVFGTGNSVPDISPSAFLVDLCGRVYVSGWGGQTNNTYNQSGSVMTGMPLKEEYQTTTDGSDFYLIILSRSMKDLVYATYFGGGRSSEHVDGGTSRFDKHGKVYQSVCAGCGGFSDFPTTEDAWSQTNNGKRPNSPEGGCNNALFKIDLNSSNFAPEFRDTIITVMATEKIDFSFMVTDKDPYDSVFFSFGGPMFDPDKFPGPHAKIVSKFGISSATGRFTWQTSCDHITNADTLVATIYMRDDGCPTPRTSEGTIKIVVQPPPPPAPPAIFCLKRMSDNNLELNWGEFETGKYVSHYNLLKRYPDGRIEILKEIRNPDDIQFLDKAAPDHANVDYCYLIHGVNICGMSGDSTRWECSIPDEDSLPPSSYIYTVTVVDNDYLKLVWQRYSKDDYYMYKILRKKNNPDSEFEVLHTIKNIDDTTFFDYSADVHNHSYCYVVTNVDQCFLQSASGNFSCSIHLSGESVPFEHYLDWNKYEKWKGGVREYEVIRRDPYNPDSVVIITEQHMLQTIDKNLNLDVGLYWYRIIGHEGDKGLGAESVSNEIELVQAPELYVPNVFSPNDDESNDLWNMVPVFVKDFEVKVYNRWGERVFHSNDRHDRWNGTYKDREPFDAVFVYIITYTGWDESRHHTKGTVTIIR; from the coding sequence TTGTCTTTTCTATGTATCTCTGCCACAGCTCAGGTTAAGTTCCGTGAGAACAAAGGGCAATGGGAGGAGCCTGTAAAATTCAGGACTTCAATTCCCGGTGGTGAGCTGTTTCTGGAAAAGGACGGTCTTACCTACTCCTTTTATGATGAAAGCGCGGTGCATGATCGCTATCACAACAGCGCTACGACCGAGTCCTATTCAGGGCATGCTGTAAAAGTGAAATTTCAAGGTGCCAATGCTGTTATACCTGTCGGATATGATACTTCATCCGAATACTACAATTATTTTCTGGGTAATGATCCCACGCGTTGGGCTTCTGGTGTAAAGGCATTTGGAAAAGTGATTTACAGGAATATTTATGATCATATTGATCTTGAGATCGTGGCGATGGACCAGGCCGTAAAGTATAACTTTATCGTCAACCCGGGGGGAGATCCTGATGATATCGCGCTGCTTTACTCAGGAGGTGATGAATTGGCACTTCAGGAGGGCGCACTCACGCTGTCTACCTCACTCAACAAGATAGTGGAACAGGAACCTTACAGCTACCAAATTCAGGGAGAACAGGAGAAAGAAGTAAAATCCGGCTTCAGGCTGAAAAATGAGAGGATGCAGTTTAAAGTCGGCCGCTACAACAAAAGCATTCCATTAGTGATTGACCCGTTGGTGGTGTTCTCTACCTTCTCCGGATCGGTGGGTGATAACTTCGGCTTTACGGCTACCTACGATGATCAGGGTAATGGCTACGGTGGCGGAACCGTATACGAACAAGGATATCCTGTAACCGCGGGTGCTTATCAGCAAAATTTCAAAGGTCCCTTCCCATCCGGCCTCTCTAGCGGAACCGATGCAGGCATAATGAAACTTTCTCCGGATGGCAAACAACTTCTTTATGCTACCTACCTGGGAGGTTCAGGCGATGATAGGCCCCATAGCATGGTGGTTAACAGCAGAGGCGAACTTATCATCCTGGGGACTACCTCTTCCTTTAATTTTCCAACCTCTTCAAATGCCTTCAATCGCAGCTTGCAGGGTGGAACCGATATTTTCGTTTCGCGCATTTCTGCTGACGGGAAAACACTGCTGGCCTCTACGCTGGCCGGAGGACATAACAATGATGGCCTGAACGGAGATGGAAGATTCGCTACAAGTCCCCTGGCTTACAACTATGGCGACCAATTTCGCGGGGAAGTGATTACAGATCAAAATGACAACGTTCTAATTGCAAGCTGTACCGAGTCCTCAAATTTTCCGGTACGAAATGCTTTTCAGGGGACTTATGGCGGAGGCCAGGACGGAGTGGTGCTGAAACTCACAGATGACCTTGATATGCTCCTCTGGAGTTCTTTTATTGGAGGGAACAGCACAGATGCCGCTTACGGACTGCACATTTCAGCAGACAATGAATTGTTCGTTTGTGGCGGAACAAAAAGCAATAATTTCAAGACCACTCCGGGTGTTTTGACAGAAACATTCGCAGGCGGCACCGATGGCTTCGTAGCGAAAATTAATGCGCTGACGGGAGAATTACAGGCTTCTACATTTCTGGGTACCAATCAATATGACCAGTGCTATTTTGTACAGCTTGACGGCAAAGGACAGGTATACGCAATGGGCCAGACAAAAGGCATCTGGCCTGTAACTTCGGGAGTTTACAGCAACAACAACGGCAAGCAGTTCATCACCGTGCTTGATAAAGCGCTCAGCACCCGAAAGGCCTCCACCGTATTTGGAACCGGAAATTCTGTACCGGACATCTCCCCTTCGGCATTTCTTGTGGATCTATGCGGTCGTGTATATGTTTCAGGCTGGGGAGGGCAAACCAATAATACTTACAATCAGTCGGGTTCTGTGATGACAGGAATGCCCCTCAAGGAAGAATATCAGACAACAACCGATGGCTCAGATTTTTACCTGATCATCCTTTCCCGCTCCATGAAAGACCTGGTGTATGCCACCTATTTTGGCGGAGGCAGAAGCAGCGAACATGTGGATGGCGGAACCAGCCGTTTCGACAAACACGGGAAGGTATATCAATCGGTTTGTGCCGGCTGTGGCGGATTTTCAGATTTTCCGACCACCGAAGATGCCTGGTCTCAGACAAACAATGGAAAGCGCCCCAATTCACCGGAAGGTGGCTGTAACAACGCTCTATTTAAAATTGATTTGAACTCATCCAACTTTGCTCCTGAATTCAGGGATACGATCATAACTGTTATGGCCACCGAAAAAATTGATTTTTCATTTATGGTCACTGACAAAGATCCTTACGATTCCGTATTTTTTAGTTTCGGAGGGCCGATGTTTGACCCTGACAAATTTCCGGGACCTCATGCTAAGATTGTAAGCAAATTCGGTATTTCAAGCGCCACAGGGCGCTTTACCTGGCAAACTTCCTGCGATCATATAACAAACGCTGATACCCTTGTTGCAACGATATATATGCGAGATGATGGCTGCCCCACACCACGCACTTCGGAAGGTACCATCAAAATCGTAGTGCAACCTCCACCACCCCCAGCCCCCCCTGCCATATTTTGCTTAAAACGCATGTCTGACAACAACCTTGAGCTGAACTGGGGTGAATTTGAAACCGGCAAATATGTGTCGCATTACAACCTCCTGAAAAGATACCCGGATGGCCGAATCGAAATTCTCAAGGAGATTAGAAACCCCGATGATATTCAGTTCCTGGATAAGGCCGCTCCCGATCATGCGAACGTGGATTATTGCTACCTAATTCATGGTGTAAATATCTGCGGAATGTCAGGCGATTCCACCCGTTGGGAATGTTCGATTCCTGACGAAGATTCCCTGCCGCCTTCATCCTATATCTATACAGTAACCGTGGTAGATAATGACTACCTGAAACTGGTGTGGCAGAGATATTCCAAAGATGATTATTACATGTATAAAATTCTGAGGAAGAAAAATAATCCTGATAGTGAATTTGAAGTGCTGCATACCATAAAAAATATTGATGATACTACATTCTTTGATTATTCGGCTGACGTACATAATCATTCCTATTGCTATGTAGTAACTAATGTAGACCAGTGCTTCCTGCAAAGCGCATCCGGCAACTTCAGTTGCTCCATTCATCTTTCAGGTGAATCAGTTCCTTTTGAGCACTATCTGGACTGGAATAAATATGAGAAATGGAAAGGCGGTGTAAGAGAATATGAAGTGATCCGTAGAGATCCGTATAATCCTGACTCTGTCGTGATCATCACAGAACAGCACATGTTGCAGACGATAGATAAAAATCTCAATCTGGACGTGGGCCTCTATTGGTACCGCATCATTGGCCACGAAGGCGACAAAGGATTGGGTGCCGAAAGCGTCAGCAATGAAATCGAGCTTGTACAGGCTCCGGAATTATACGTACCCAACGTATTTTCTCCTAATGATGACGAGAGCAATGACCTGTGGAACATGGTCCCCGTTTTCGTAAAAGATTTTGAAGTGAAAGTGTATAATCGCTGGGGCGAGCGCGTTTTTCATAGCAATGACCGCCACGACCGATGGAACGGCACATACAAAGACCGAGAGCCCTTCGATGCCGTCTTCGTATACATTATCACCTATACCGGCTGGGACGAAAGCCGTCATCACACCAAAGGAACCGTTACCATCATCCGGTAA
- a CDS encoding MerR family transcriptional regulator has protein sequence MNFSIRELEALSGIKAHTIRIWEQRYEILKPKRTGTNIRYYDEEDLRLLLNVAYLNQHGYKISQIVEMSPERLSELVRNLGEKENSFNPQINALILATVELDELQVEKLISSCTLRYGFIQTMLKIISPLFERIGILWQSGSIRPAQEHFISNIIRQKIIVAIDAQGTSTDPEAKKFLLFLPSNELHEIGLLLAAYIIKSYHHKVIYLGQAVPFADLKLVYECYHPDVVVTCLTHVAPAGKQIRDFIDGLAEAFPKAQIIAGGLQVRCSDLCAQERVHFLRNLPEFIDFLESLKRSDSRN, from the coding sequence TTGAATTTTTCTATCCGGGAACTTGAGGCGCTCTCAGGCATTAAAGCGCATACCATTCGTATATGGGAGCAGCGCTATGAAATTTTGAAGCCGAAGCGTACAGGTACGAACATACGCTACTATGACGAAGAGGATTTGCGGTTATTGCTGAATGTGGCTTACCTGAACCAGCACGGCTATAAGATCTCTCAGATTGTGGAAATGAGTCCTGAACGGTTGTCGGAGCTCGTTCGCAACCTTGGTGAAAAGGAAAACAGCTTTAACCCGCAGATAAATGCGCTGATCCTGGCTACGGTGGAGCTTGATGAACTGCAAGTGGAAAAGCTGATATCATCATGCACATTGCGATATGGCTTTATCCAGACGATGCTGAAGATCATATCGCCATTGTTTGAAAGGATTGGGATTTTGTGGCAAAGTGGCTCCATCCGGCCCGCACAGGAGCATTTTATTAGCAATATTATCCGTCAAAAAATAATTGTTGCCATAGATGCGCAGGGAACTTCTACTGACCCCGAAGCTAAGAAATTCCTGCTGTTCCTGCCCTCCAATGAGCTGCATGAAATAGGGCTGCTTTTAGCGGCATATATCATCAAGTCCTACCATCATAAGGTCATCTATCTTGGGCAGGCCGTGCCCTTTGCCGATCTGAAGCTGGTATATGAGTGTTATCATCCGGATGTTGTGGTTACCTGCTTAACGCATGTGGCCCCTGCCGGGAAACAGATCCGGGATTTTATTGACGGACTGGCGGAGGCTTTCCCCAAGGCACAGATCATAGCCGGAGGGCTCCAGGTCAGGTGCAGCGACCTCTGCGCGCAGGAAAGGGTTCATTTCCTGCGAAATCTTCCTGAATTCATAGATTTTCTGGAATCGCTAAAAAGAAGCGACAGCCGCAACTAA
- a CDS encoding sigma-70 family RNA polymerase sigma factor, with protein MPTTDFTSQVYQFSNDLKPVALNLTRDMEDAKDLMQETMLRALASQDKFKEGTNLKAWLYTIMKNIFINDYRKKSKRRVISDGTDNHFFINSSTSREVTNGGEGQLAMEDIDWAMERINPDFKTPFLMHFKGFKYQEIADAFSLPIGTVKSRIHFARKALKKQLNGMR; from the coding sequence ATGCCAACCACAGATTTTACTTCCCAGGTGTATCAGTTTTCCAATGACCTGAAGCCAGTAGCGCTCAATCTTACGCGCGATATGGAAGATGCAAAAGACCTGATGCAGGAGACAATGTTAAGAGCACTTGCCAGCCAGGATAAGTTTAAAGAAGGCACCAACCTCAAAGCGTGGTTATACACCATAATGAAGAACATCTTCATTAATGATTACAGGAAGAAAAGCAAGCGCAGGGTGATTTCGGATGGAACCGATAACCATTTTTTCATAAACTCTTCCACCTCAAGGGAAGTGACGAATGGAGGCGAAGGCCAGCTCGCAATGGAAGATATTGACTGGGCAATGGAGCGCATAAACCCAGACTTTAAGACGCCATTCCTGATGCACTTCAAAGGCTTTAAATATCAGGAAATAGCCGATGCATTTAGCCTGCCCATCGGAACAGTGAAAAGCCGTATCCACTTTGCCCGCAAAGCGCTGAAGAAGCAGCTAAACGGTATGCGCTGA
- a CDS encoding START-like domain-containing protein — protein sequence MTNTKIPMSNKREKYTAEFQLRSSPDLLYNYLATASGLTAWFADDVTVNGDVYTFMWDGSPERAQMIRKKPGKLVKFQWLDRDAEEYLTFEIELDELTRDVALMVTDFENEDEIQEAKMVWQVSIDQLKSTIGG from the coding sequence ATGACAAATACAAAAATCCCCATGAGCAACAAAAGGGAAAAGTATACAGCAGAATTTCAGCTAAGATCAAGTCCTGATCTTCTCTATAATTACCTGGCAACGGCATCCGGCCTCACGGCCTGGTTTGCTGATGATGTAACCGTAAATGGTGATGTCTATACGTTTATGTGGGATGGAAGCCCTGAGCGGGCGCAAATGATCCGGAAAAAGCCCGGAAAGCTTGTAAAATTTCAGTGGCTTGACCGGGATGCTGAAGAGTATCTCACCTTCGAAATAGAGTTGGATGAACTGACCCGGGATGTGGCGCTGATGGTTACTGACTTTGAGAATGAGGATGAAATACAGGAAGCCAAAATGGTTTGGCAGGTTTCTATTGATCAGCTAAAAAGCACCATCGGGGGATAA